A section of the Pimelobacter simplex genome encodes:
- a CDS encoding alpha/beta fold hydrolase, producing MRLHVHEWGHPAAPPLVCIHGVGGSHAMFERVAAERWSRHFRVIAFDLRGHGDSSWEPPWTHATHVQDVVDTIDALGLEAPDWVGVSFGGRLLLQLLAAHPDRVRRAAVLEPVIQVVPELAGRRAREELTGGSWPSLDAYLGTRWNTGDVDLEAYAAAYAGHFETLADGSVRRRTCQSALVCVFSEMTLPAAVPDDITRPTLLLHAPAFGLVTPAQRAAFAPVVERIVEVPGEHAVLVSAFEETASAVTDFLLS from the coding sequence ATGCGCCTCCACGTCCACGAGTGGGGCCACCCGGCGGCGCCGCCGCTGGTCTGCATCCACGGCGTCGGCGGCAGCCACGCCATGTTCGAGCGGGTCGCGGCCGAGCGCTGGTCGCGGCACTTCCGGGTCATCGCCTTCGACCTGCGCGGTCACGGCGACTCCTCCTGGGAGCCGCCGTGGACCCACGCCACCCACGTCCAGGACGTCGTCGACACGATCGACGCCCTCGGGCTCGAGGCTCCCGACTGGGTCGGGGTCTCCTTCGGCGGCCGGCTGCTGCTCCAGCTCCTCGCCGCCCACCCCGACCGGGTACGCCGCGCCGCCGTGCTGGAGCCCGTGATCCAGGTCGTTCCCGAGCTCGCCGGGCGCCGGGCCCGCGAGGAGCTGACCGGTGGTTCGTGGCCGAGCCTCGACGCCTACCTCGGCACCCGCTGGAACACCGGTGACGTCGACCTCGAGGCCTACGCCGCGGCGTACGCCGGGCACTTCGAGACGCTCGCCGACGGCAGCGTCCGCCGTCGTACGTGCCAGTCGGCGCTGGTCTGCGTCTTCAGCGAGATGACCCTGCCAGCCGCGGTTCCCGACGACATCACCCGGCCGACGCTGCTGCTCCACGCACCCGCCTTCGGGCTCGTCACGCCGGCGCAGCGCGCGGCGTTCGCGCCGGTCGTGGAGCGGATCGTCGAGGTGCCCGGCGAGCACGCCGTGCTGGTCTCCGCGTTCGAGGAGACGGCGTCCGCGGTGACCGACTTCCTGCTCAGCTGA
- a CDS encoding MFS transporter, producing MPPRDATARVLVVCSSALVLGTVLQSSLFPRLPHIAQEQHLSPGVLALVAGASSVGIFVAAVPAGLLVARYGARAVLAAAAAVLALSAVLLVVDEGAAGLISSRLAQGIAGSMSWGAAFPWVADVAPAARRARLLGTLIGAGTVGGLVGPVVPLVGEAVGFAPVYAGIALASCVVCLACLRLPPPPRHESARARGAAGRSSYGVVLAGGWLVVLAGAVVGLNQVLGSLRLDHVGASAAQIAGVLVLATLGQTLLGPVAGTITDRYGAARPITTGLLLVAVVLLAYTAPTTTVVQAVVVLLCMYATTIMWGPAVALMSAAARAAGMTQGAVFALANLAWATGTFVGTGGGGAAGRSGHESTLVVAVAVTALVTGGGIVLVRRRRVS from the coding sequence GTGCCACCCCGCGACGCCACCGCACGGGTGCTCGTCGTGTGCTCCTCCGCGCTGGTGCTCGGCACGGTGCTCCAGTCGAGCCTGTTCCCACGGCTCCCCCACATCGCCCAGGAGCAGCACCTCTCGCCCGGCGTGCTCGCGCTCGTCGCTGGTGCCTCGTCGGTCGGCATCTTCGTCGCCGCCGTGCCGGCCGGCCTGCTCGTCGCGCGGTACGGCGCCCGCGCCGTCCTGGCCGCCGCAGCCGCCGTGCTCGCGCTGTCGGCCGTGCTCCTCGTCGTCGACGAGGGCGCGGCCGGACTGATCTCCTCGCGCCTGGCCCAGGGCATCGCCGGCAGCATGTCCTGGGGCGCGGCCTTCCCATGGGTCGCCGACGTGGCGCCCGCCGCGCGCCGGGCGCGGCTGCTCGGCACCCTCATCGGCGCCGGGACAGTCGGCGGCCTGGTCGGACCGGTCGTGCCGCTCGTCGGCGAGGCGGTGGGGTTCGCGCCGGTCTATGCCGGCATCGCTCTCGCGAGCTGCGTCGTGTGCCTCGCCTGCCTGCGGCTGCCGCCGCCACCCCGCCACGAGTCGGCGCGGGCGCGTGGCGCGGCCGGGCGCTCGTCGTACGGCGTCGTGCTGGCCGGCGGCTGGCTCGTGGTGCTGGCCGGGGCGGTCGTCGGCCTCAACCAGGTGCTCGGCTCGCTCCGGCTCGACCACGTCGGCGCCTCGGCCGCCCAGATCGCGGGCGTGCTCGTGCTCGCCACGCTCGGCCAGACCCTGCTCGGACCCGTCGCCGGCACGATCACCGACCGCTACGGCGCCGCGCGCCCCATCACCACCGGCCTCCTCCTGGTGGCGGTCGTCCTGCTCGCCTACACCGCCCCGACGACCACCGTCGTCCAGGCCGTCGTGGTGCTGCTGTGCATGTACGCGACCACGATCATGTGGGGCCCCGCCGTCGCGCTCATGTCCGCCGCCGCGCGGGCCGCGGGGATGACCCAGGGCGCGGTCTTCGCGCTCGCGAACCTGGCGTGGGCGACCGGGACCTTCGTCGGCACGGGGGGTGGCGGCGCCGCGGGTCGCTCCGGCCACGAGAGCACCCTGGTCGTCGCGGTCGCGGTGACCGCACTGGTGACCGGCGGCGGGATCGTCCTCGTCCGGCGGCGCCGGGTCAGCTGA
- a CDS encoding aldehyde dehydrogenase family protein, whose product MSQVVTGRMLIGGVWCEALDGRTLPVEAPGEKAVYGEIPRGGAADVDAAVRAAAAAFPSWRRTSPAARARMLHDAADRLAARQEEVARSVARETGNALRTQARGEVQLAVDSLRYFAGLAGELKGQTVPLGEDVLSYTRREPLGVVGAIIPWNGPVGLAVLKIAPAVIAGNTIVVKAAEDASLCVLELAEVLHACLPPGVVNVVTGLGEEAGAALSAHPGVAKLTFTGSTEVGRLVNAAAADRILPVSLELGGKSPSIVFPDVDVSRAVDGVLASMRFTRQSQSCTAGSRLFLHADLHDEFLATLAERLTAYTIGDPLDEATDIGALINRKQFDRVCGYVEEGLAQPGVEVVAGGLPPAEGPLADGYFTVPTVLANAGNDWRLAREEIFGPVLVVIPWRDIDDAVRMANDSIYGLAGFVWTDDLTAGLTTAHRLESGWVQVNRGGGQSLGQPYGGYKQSGLGKEFSLDGMLDSFTSVKAVTVGLGA is encoded by the coding sequence ATGAGCCAGGTCGTGACGGGCCGGATGCTCATCGGCGGCGTGTGGTGCGAGGCGCTCGACGGCCGCACCCTCCCCGTCGAGGCGCCGGGCGAGAAGGCGGTCTACGGCGAGATCCCCCGGGGCGGCGCGGCCGACGTGGACGCCGCCGTCCGCGCGGCCGCCGCGGCGTTCCCGTCGTGGCGGCGCACGAGCCCGGCCGCCCGCGCCCGCATGCTGCACGACGCCGCCGACCGCCTCGCCGCGCGCCAGGAGGAGGTCGCCCGCTCGGTCGCCCGCGAGACCGGCAACGCGCTGCGGACCCAGGCCCGCGGCGAGGTCCAGCTCGCGGTCGACTCACTGCGCTACTTCGCGGGCCTCGCCGGCGAGCTCAAGGGCCAGACCGTCCCGCTCGGCGAGGACGTGCTCAGCTACACCCGGCGCGAGCCGCTCGGCGTCGTCGGCGCGATCATCCCCTGGAACGGGCCGGTCGGGCTGGCCGTGCTCAAGATCGCCCCGGCCGTGATCGCCGGCAACACGATCGTCGTGAAGGCCGCCGAGGACGCGTCGCTGTGCGTGCTCGAGCTCGCCGAGGTGCTGCACGCGTGCCTGCCGCCGGGCGTCGTCAACGTCGTCACCGGCTTGGGGGAGGAGGCCGGAGCCGCGTTGTCGGCCCACCCCGGTGTCGCCAAACTGACGTTCACCGGATCGACCGAGGTCGGCCGGCTGGTCAACGCCGCGGCGGCCGACCGGATCCTCCCGGTGTCGCTGGAGCTGGGCGGCAAGAGCCCGTCCATCGTGTTCCCCGATGTCGACGTCTCCCGTGCCGTCGACGGTGTGCTCGCCTCGATGAGGTTCACCCGGCAGAGCCAGTCGTGCACCGCGGGCTCGCGGCTGTTCCTGCACGCCGACCTCCACGACGAGTTCCTCGCGACGCTGGCCGAGCGGCTCACGGCGTACACGATCGGGGACCCGCTCGACGAGGCGACCGACATCGGTGCGCTGATCAACCGCAAGCAGTTCGACCGGGTCTGCGGCTACGTCGAGGAGGGTCTGGCCCAGCCGGGCGTCGAGGTGGTGGCCGGTGGCCTGCCGCCGGCCGAGGGGCCGCTGGCCGACGGGTACTTCACGGTCCCGACCGTGCTCGCCAACGCCGGCAACGACTGGCGTCTCGCGCGGGAGGAGATCTTCGGACCGGTGCTCGTGGTGATCCCGTGGCGCGACATCGACGACGCCGTACGGATGGCCAACGACTCGATCTACGGGCTCGCCGGATTCGTGTGGACCGACGACCTGACGGCAGGCCTGACGACGGCGCACCGGTTGGAGAGCGGCTGGGTGCAGGTCAACCGCGGTGGCGGTCAGTCGCTCGGTCAGCCCTACGGCGGCTACAAGCAGAGCGGCCTGGGCAAGGAGTTCTCGCTGGACGGCATGCTCGACAGCTTCACCTCGGTCAAGGCCGTCACCGTGGGGCTCGGCGCCTGA
- a CDS encoding nuclear transport factor 2 family protein, with protein sequence MTELDLARVDELEQQLLDGLMAADTAALERLYAADRRHIHYDGRREENAEYLAPVREGAVRYTRIEPYGERHVALAGSTAVITGDLAWTAEFPDGSTAEGLIAYSSVWADRGHGPEHLLWHSSPTPRTPA encoded by the coding sequence ATGACCGAGCTGGACCTGGCCCGCGTGGACGAGCTGGAGCAGCAGCTGCTCGACGGCCTGATGGCCGCCGACACCGCCGCCCTGGAGCGGCTCTACGCCGCCGACCGCCGGCACATCCACTACGACGGGCGCCGCGAGGAGAACGCGGAGTACCTCGCCCCGGTGCGCGAGGGCGCGGTGCGCTACACCCGCATCGAGCCCTACGGCGAGCGCCACGTCGCGCTGGCCGGCAGCACCGCGGTGATCACGGGCGACCTGGCCTGGACGGCCGAGTTCCCCGACGGCAGCACCGCCGAGGGGCTGATCGCCTACTCCTCGGTGTGGGCGGACCGGGGGCACGGGCCGGAGCACCTGCTCTGGCACTCGTCGCCGACGCCCCGGACGCCCGCATGA